A genome region from Candidatus Parcubacteria bacterium includes the following:
- the dnaB gene encoding replicative DNA helicase, translating to MPENNSLNKELPEKLPPQNIEAEKSLLGSLMIDKNAIVKVVDFLQSKDFYQGIHQQIYETMAELFEKKEPVDLLSVSNRLKEKEQLEAIGGNSYLTELINSVPNALHVLNYAKIAQRKRILRDLISASYEIGLMGYNETDDVDVLLDNAEKRIFSIAQKSLSQKFVPVKDTLEEAFERLDALSKQKEGIRGVPTGFIDLDNKLSGLQKSDLIILASRPSLGKSSLALDIARNAAIHHKIAVGIFSLEMSKDQVVDRIIASTANVDLWRFRTGRLSSEGENNDFSKIQQSLGILSEAPIYIDDAATSNILQMRAMARRLQADKGLGLVIVDYLQLMEPRTASANIVQQMTEISRSLKGLARELNVPVLALSQLSRAVEQRSPQIPRLSDLRDTGALEQDADVVLFIHREDKYRPDTARKNIADIIIAKHRNGPPGKVELYFNEQKVSFRSLEKTEKEEFGESEYE from the coding sequence ATGCCGGAAAACAATTCATTAAATAAAGAACTGCCTGAAAAACTTCCGCCTCAAAATATAGAAGCAGAAAAATCCCTGCTCGGCTCTTTGATGATTGATAAAAACGCTATCGTTAAAGTCGTTGACTTTTTACAGTCAAAAGATTTCTATCAAGGCATACACCAGCAGATTTACGAGACAATGGCAGAACTATTTGAAAAAAAAGAGCCAGTTGATTTGCTTTCTGTCTCCAACCGGCTTAAAGAAAAAGAGCAATTGGAAGCAATCGGAGGAAACAGTTATCTAACTGAATTAATAAACTCTGTGCCTAATGCGCTTCATGTTCTTAACTATGCTAAAATCGCCCAAAGAAAAAGAATTTTAAGGGATTTAATAAGCGCTTCTTATGAAATCGGTTTAATGGGCTATAATGAAACAGACGATGTAGATGTTTTATTGGATAACGCGGAAAAAAGAATTTTTAGCATTGCCCAAAAATCACTTTCTCAAAAATTTGTTCCGGTAAAAGACACATTGGAAGAGGCATTTGAGCGCCTTGACGCTTTATCAAAGCAGAAAGAAGGCATAAGAGGAGTGCCAACTGGTTTTATTGATTTAGACAATAAGTTATCCGGCCTTCAAAAATCTGATCTTATTATTTTAGCTTCCCGGCCATCTTTGGGGAAAAGCAGTTTAGCGCTTGACATCGCGCGTAATGCAGCTATTCACCATAAAATTGCAGTTGGAATATTCAGTTTAGAAATGTCAAAAGACCAGGTAGTAGACAGGATTATTGCCAGTACGGCTAATGTTGATTTATGGCGTTTTAGAACAGGCCGTTTGTCAAGCGAAGGAGAAAACAATGATTTTTCCAAAATCCAGCAGTCATTGGGCATATTGTCTGAAGCGCCAATTTATATTGATGATGCCGCCACTTCTAATATTCTTCAAATGAGAGCAATGGCGCGCCGTTTGCAAGCAGATAAAGGATTGGGTTTGGTTATTGTTGATTATCTCCAGCTCATGGAGCCAAGAACTGCCAGCGCCAATATTGTTCAGCAAATGACTGAAATTTCCCGTTCCTTAAAAGGACTTGCTCGAGAGCTTAATGTTCCAGTTTTAGCTCTTTCGCAATTATCAAGAGCAGTAGAACAGCGCTCTCCGCAGATTCCGCGTTTATCAGACTTGCGTGACACAGGAGCTCTTGAACAGGATGCTGATGTGGTTTTGTTTATCCATCGGGAAGATAAATACAGGCCTGATACAGCGCGCAAAAATATCGCTGATATTATTATAGCCAAGCACCGTAATGGCCCGCCTGGAAAAGTGGAATTATATTTTAACGAACAAAAAGTCAGTTTTAGGAGTTTAGAAAAAACTGAAAAAGAAGAATTCGGCGAATCAGAGTATGAATAA
- the rplU gene encoding 50S ribosomal protein L21 has translation MTLAVIKTGGKQYIVEPGTKLKIEKLDAKEEKEIKFSEVLLLEKNKKLEIGTPLVKGAKVIGKVLKQGKEKKVIIFKYKAKKRYRKKTGHRQLFTEVEILKIETE, from the coding sequence ATGACACTGGCCGTAATTAAAACTGGCGGAAAACAGTATATTGTTGAGCCAGGAACTAAATTAAAAATAGAGAAACTTGACGCAAAAGAGGAAAAAGAGATAAAATTTTCCGAAGTTTTGCTTTTAGAAAAGAATAAAAAACTGGAAATTGGAACTCCTTTAGTGAAGGGAGCTAAAGTTATTGGAAAAGTTTTAAAGCAGGGCAAAGAAAAAAAAGTAATTATTTTTAAATACAAGGCAAAGAAAAGATATAGAAAAAAAACCGGCCATCGCCAGCTATTTACAGAGGTTGAAATCCTAAAAATTGAAACAGAATAA
- the recR gene encoding recombination protein RecR: MNNYPPSIQKLIDIFSSFPTVGPRTAARFVFYLMRLPEEKIKEILDSVSNLKKTIKICSFCFSPFQAADTEETLCPICQNKTRNRNLLCIIEKETDLVALEKTKKYNGLYFILGGTVSKLKEDEIRKLRAEALIERIKNPEKFGISGADFQEIIIAFNPTAESEATALYLKRLLKPLGKKITQLGRGLPIGGELEYADQETLSSALESRR, from the coding sequence ATGAATAATTATCCTCCTTCAATCCAAAAACTTATTGATATATTTTCCAGTTTTCCTACTGTTGGCCCGCGAACTGCGGCTCGTTTTGTTTTTTATCTAATGCGGCTACCGGAAGAAAAGATAAAAGAAATCTTAGATTCTGTTTCCAATTTAAAAAAGACCATAAAAATTTGCTCTTTTTGTTTTAGTCCTTTTCAAGCAGCAGACACTGAAGAAACTCTTTGCCCGATTTGCCAAAATAAGACCCGGAATAGAAATCTGCTTTGCATTATTGAAAAAGAAACTGATTTAGTTGCTCTTGAAAAAACTAAAAAATACAATGGGCTTTATTTTATATTAGGCGGAACTGTTTCTAAACTAAAAGAAGATGAGATTAGAAAGCTAAGAGCTGAAGCATTAATAGAAAGAATAAAAAATCCAGAAAAATTTGGAATTTCTGGAGCTGATTTTCAAGAAATCATTATTGCTTTTAATCCTACTGCTGAAAGCGAAGCTACTGCTTTATATTTAAAACGGCTCTTAAAGCCGCTTGGCAAGAAGATAACGCAGCTGGGCCGTGGCTTACCCATAGGCGGTGAATTAGAATACGCTGACCAAGAAACCCTGTCATCTGCACTTGAAAGCAGAAGATAA